The genomic window TCGCCAGCGGGCCCACCTACTGGGCGGACGGTGAAACCATTCGGATCACCGTGGCCGACTGCGAAGGTAGCCACGACCGCGTTTCCACCACCTACAAGAGGTTGGCCGAGGACGCCACGTCCGGTGACCGGGTGTTGGTCGACGACGGCAAGGTCGGACTGGTGGTCGATCACGTCGACGGCGACGACGTCGTCTGCACCGTCACCGAGGGCGGCCCGGTCAGCAACAACAAAGGCATTTCGCTGCCCGGCATGAACGTGTCCGCACCCGCCCTGTCGGAGAAGGACATCGAGGACCTCACTTTCGCGTTGAACTTGGGCGTCGACATGGTGGCGCTGTCTTTCGTGCGCTCGCCCTCGGATGTCGAGCTGGTCCATGAGGTGATGGACCGAATTGGGCGGCGCGTGCCGGTGATCGCCAAATTGGAGAAGCCGGAGGCCGTCGACAACCTCGAAGCGATCGTGCTGGCTTTCGACGCCGTCATGGTGGCCCGCGGCGACCTGGGTGTCGAGCTGCCGCTGGAAGAGGTTCCCCTGGTACAGAAGCGGGCCATCCAGATCGCGCGGGAGAACGCCAAGCCGGTGATTGTGGCCACCCAGATGCTGGACTCGATGATCGAGAATTCGCGTCCCACCCGCGCCGAAGCCTCCGACGTCGCCAACGCCGTGCTCGACGGCGCCGACGCGCTGATGCTGTCTGGGGAGACGTCGGTGGGGAAGTACCCGCTGCAGGCGGTCAAGACGATGTCGCGGATCGTGTGTGCGGTGGAGCAGAATTCGACGGCCGCGCCGCCGTTGACGCACGTGCCGCGCACCAAGCGGGGCGTTATCTCCTACGCAGCACGCGACATCGGCGAGCGACTGGACGCCAAGGCCCTGGTCGCGTTCACCCAATCCGGGGATACCGTCCGGCGACTGGCGCGGCTGCACACTCCGTTGCCGCTGCTCGCCTTCACCGACCTGCCCGAGGTGCGCAGCCAATTGGCCATGACATGGGGCACCGAGACGTTCATCGTCGGGCACATGAAGTCCACTGACGGCATGATCCGCCAGGTCGACAAGTCGCTGCTCGAACTGGGCCGCTACAAGCGCGGCGACTTGGTCGTCATCGTGGCCGGCGCGCCGCCGGGCACCGTCGGCTCAACCAACCTGATCCACGTGCACCGGATCGGGGAGGACGACGTCTAGTTGTCCGACTTCGACGAGTTGCTGGCGGGACTGGATCTCAACCGGGTCGCCGACGACCGGTTCATCGGGTGCCATCCCACCAAAAATCCGATGCGCACCTTCGGCGGCCAGCTGATGGCTCAGTCGTTCGTCGCGAGCAGTCGCACGCTGACCCGCGACGACCTACCGCCCAGTGCGCTTTCGGTGCACTTCATCAACGGTGGCGATACGTCCAAGGACATCGAATTTCAGGTGACGCGCCTGCGCGACGAACGGCGCTTCGCCAACCGCCGCGTCGACGCGGTCCAGGACGGCGTCTTGTTGTCGTCGGCGATGATCTCCTACATGTCCGGCGGAGCGGGACTCGAGCACGCCGTCGAGCCGCCGCAAGTCCCGCCGCCGCACAGCCTGCCGACGATCGGTGATTTGTTGCGCGGCTACGAGAAGACGGTCCCGCACTTCGTCAACGCCTTGCAGCCGATCGAATGGCGCTACACCAACGACCCGGCCTGGGTGATGCGGGACAAGGGGGGACGGCTCGCCTACAACCGGGTCTGGGTGAAGGCGCTGGGCGTGCTGCCCGACGACCCGGTCCTGCACACCGCGACGATGTTGTACTCCTCGGACACCACCGTGTTGGACTCGGTGATCACCACCCATGGGTTGTCCTGGGGTTATGACCGCATCTTCGCGGCGTCCGCGAACCACTCGGTGTGGTTTCACCGGCCGGTCGACTTCAACGAGTGGGTGCTGTATTCGACGTCCTCGCCGGTCGCGGCCGATTCCCGCGGTCTGGGCAGCGGACACATCTTCGACAGCAGCGGGCAACTCATCGCCACCGTGGTGCAAGAAGGCGTGCTGAAATACTTTCCCGCCGTCCGCCGCTAGACCCCCGACGACCGCGGTACGTCCGATCCGCGGTTAACGAGGAGCCAGTTCCTGCGATGCCTTGCGGATGCCGAACGCCGACACCATCTCGAATACGCCGATCACTACCAGCCAGATACCGACGACCAGCGCCAGGGTGAGGATCGACTCGAACGGCGAGGCCAGTACGACGATGCCGGCGATCAGGCTGATGACGCCGATGAAGATGTTCCATCCTCGGCCGGGCAGCGTCGGATCATGGATCGCCGAAACGGTGGTGGCCACGCCGCGGAAGATGAAGCCGATGCCGATCCAAATCGCAAGCAGCAGAACGGCATTGCCGAAGTGACGGAAGGCGAGCACCGCCAGGATGAGTGAAGCGGCGCCGCTGATGAACAACAAGATGCGGCTACCGGCCGACACGTGCAGGCTGAACGCGAAGAAGACCTGCGCGATCCCGGTCAGGATGAGATAAACGCCGAAGGCGATGGCGGCCACCAGGATTGAGATCCCCGGCCAGGCCAGGACGAGGATGCCCAGGGCCACCGACAGAAGACCGGACACCAGCGTCGACTTCCACAGATGCGGCAGCAGATTCGGGACGGGGTTGGGAGCGGGAGCGGGAGCGGGACTGGACACGTGGCTTGGTTCCATGGCCAACAGTGTGACGCATGTGGCGGGTCTGGTACAGGGTCTGCAGGCTCAGACGCGGGCGGTGTCGGCGTCCTCGACGAGGGTGTCACTGGCCTGTTCGGTCTGCTTACGGCAGGTGAGATACCAGGTGCGCATGATGCCTTTGCCCTTGACGTTGATCCGGCCGCGTTCCTCGAAGTCGAAGTCGTCCTTGAGGCGCTGGTAGACGTCGTCGGGAACCTGGATCTGGCCGACGGAGTCGGTCGACTCCATCCGTGATGCGACGTTGACCGCATCGCCCCAGACGTCGTAGAAGAAGCGGCGTGAACCCACCACGCCGGCGACGACGGGTCCAGCCGCCAGGCCCACCCGCAGCGGCACCGATCGGCCGTGTGGGTCTTTGAGTTCGGCGGCCGCGGCGACCATGTCGAGGGCGAAGTCGGCCAGTGCGTGCAGATGATCGGGCCGTGGTCGGGGCACGCCGCTGACGACCATGTACGAGTCGCCGCTGACCTTGATCTTCTCCAGGCCGTGCTTGTCCACTAGGGCGTCGAAGGCGCTGTAGAGGCGATCCAGGAAGCGGACGAGGTCGGCGGGTGCGGTGCTGCTGGCCCGTTCGGTGAAGCCGACGATGTCTGCGAACAGCACCGAAGCGTCGTCGTATTTGTCCGCAATGATGCGCCGTTCCGGGTCCTTGAGCCGATCGGCGATGCTGGTCGGCAACATGTTGGCGAGTAAGGCCTCCGACCGCGCGTACTCGGCCTCCATGATCGCCTCGGCGCGTTGAGTGTCCCGCAGCGCGAACCACACCGTCACGACCACCATCAGGCAGGCGGAGAACGTCGTCACGATGAAGCTCAAGGACAGCGTCAGGGGCGACTCGATGCCGGTTGAGCGGGGCACCTCGAACTGCAGGCTGATGACGAGGGTGGCGCCGATGATCGCCAACGCGACGGCTAGCCGAATGTGCTCAACGCCGAGCTGCAGCACCACCAGGCTGGCGCTGGTGATCAAGTAGAACTGCACGCCCGAGCCGGTGCCCAGATTCCAGCAGATCAGGAAGATCACCAGGTACGCCGAGAAGGTGAAGGTCAGCGGCGCGACCAGCTCTCCGAAGCGATGCAGCAGCGGCACCGTCGCGAAGATTATCGCGGCGGCGGTGTTGATCGCCTGAATGTGCCAGACCAAGGGACCCGGCCAGACGCCCAATACGGTGAAGCAGGCGCAGACGATGACGGCCATGGCCGCGGTGATGTTGAGGACCCGGACTCGGCGAGCGGCGGTGTCGTCGTAGTGCTGTCTGGGAGCGCGGTTGTGCGCCCGCACCGCCGCTACACAGTCGGGGCGTTGATTCAGTCGGTCCGCTTCCGTCGGTGGGGCGCCGCACCTCTTAGCCACCACAAAGCCAAGGGTAACGGTTGAGCTCGACGTTTAGCGATGCCAGCAATGATTTACGGCGTCTTATCGCGGTGCCCTCGGTGAGATTCGAACTCACACTGTACGGGTTTTGAATCCGTTTCCTCTGCCAGTTGGGATACGAGGGCGGCTCTGACTTCTTCGGCTCCCTACCTTAGATGAGGCCCCCAGGTGACTGTTCACAGCCGCCCACGAGACAATGTCCGTCATGACGGGCCCCACCACCGACGCCAACGCCGCTCCGCCGCGCCGGGTCCTGATCGCTGAGGACGAAGCGCTCATCCGTATGGACCTGGCCGAAATGCTGCGAGAGGAGGGGTACGAGATTGTCGGCGAAGCCGGCGACGGCCAAGAAGCCGTCGAGCTCGCCGAGCGGCATACGCCTGATCTGGTGATCATGGACGTGAAGATGCCGCGCCGCGACGGGATCGACGCGGCCTCCGAGATCGCCAGCAAGCGCATCGCGCCCATCGTGGTGCTGACGGCGTTCAGCCAACGCGACCTGGTCGAGCGGGCGCGTGACGCCGGGGCGATGGCGTATCTGGTCAAGCCGTTCACCGCCAGCGACCTGGTCCCGGCCATCGAATTGGCGGTCAGCCGCTTCGGTGAGCTCACCGCGCTGGAACGCGAAGTCGAAACCCTCACCGACCGGCTGGAAACCCGCAAGCTCGTCGAACGCGCCAAGGGCGTGCTGCAGACCAAGCAGGGCATGACCGAGCCGGAAGCCTTCAAGTGGATTCAGCGGGCCGCGATGGACCGCCGCACCACGATGAAACGCGTCGCCGAAGTGGTGCTGGAGACGCTCGACACCTGACGTCACCGCCGCGAGCGTGCGTGTCTGTACACAGACACGCCGTGACGGCCGTACAACTGCGCACGCTCGCGACCCAGAAAGCCCGGGGGAGCGACTAGCGCGCGACTATCACCGACGACCCGTGTCCGAACAGGCCCTGGTTGGCGGTGATGCCGACCTTGGCATTCTCCACCTGCCGGCCGGTCGCCTGTCCCCGCAGCTGCCAGGTCAACTCGCACACCTGAGCGATCGCCTGCGCCGGAATGGCCTCGCCGAAACACGCCAACCCGCCCGACGGGTTGACCGGGATACGCCCGCCGATGGTGGTCGCCCCACTGCGCAGCAGCGACTCGGCCTCACCCCTGGCGCACAGACCCAAGTGTTCGTACCAGTCGAGCTCCAGCGCGGTGGACAGGTCATACACCTCGGCCAGGCTCAAATCGTCGGGACCGATACCCGCCTCGGCGTAGGCAGCGTCCAGGATCTGATCCTTGAACACCCGCTCCGGGGCAGGCACCACGGCCGTCGAATCCGTTGCGATGTCCGGCAATTCGGGCAGGTGCTGGGGATACTGCGGCGTCACGGTGCTGATCGCGCGCACCGACGGCACCCCGTCGGTCGAGCCCAGGTGCTTCTCGGTGAACGACTTGCTCGCCACGATCAGTGCGGCAGCACCGTCGGAGGTGGCGCAAATGTCAAGCAGCCGAAGCGGATCGGAGACGACGGGACTGGCCAGCACATCCTCGATCGAACTTTCCTTGCGGTAACGGGCATTTGGGTTGTTCAGCCCGTGCTTGGCGTTCTTGACCTTCACCTGCGCGAAATCTTCGAGGGTCGCGCCGTACAGGTCCATCCGCCGCCGCGCCAGCAGGGCGAAGTAGACGGTGTTGGTCGCGCCGATCAGGTGGAAGCGCTGCCAGTCGGGGTCACTCTTGCGCTCTCCGCCCACCGGGGCGAAGAAGCCCTTCGGCGTCGTGTCGGCGCCGATGACCAACGCGACGTCACAGAACCCGGCCAGGATCTGAGCGCGGGCGCTCTGCAGGGCCTGCGAACCGCTGGCACACGCCGCATAACTGGAGCTGACCGGCACCCCATTCCAGCCCAGCTTCTGAGCGAACGTCGCGCCGGCGACGAACCCCGGGTAGCCGTTGCGGATGGTGTCCGCGCCGGCCACCAACTGGATCTGACGCCAATCCAGCCCAGCCTCGGCAAGGGCGGCTCGGGCGGCGACCACACCGTATTCGGTGAAGTCGCGTCCCCACTTGCCCCACGGGTGCATGCCCGCGCCGAGGATGTACAGCGGTTCAGCACTCATGCGATCCTCCACGCGTAAACGATCCGCTCGACGCCGTCGTCGTCAGTGAACAGCGGCATCGTCGTCAATTCCATCTCCATACCGACCTTGAGATCGGCGGCCAGGGTCCCCTCGACCACTTTGCCCAGGACGATCAGGCCCTCGTCGGCCAACTGCACCGCGGCCACCGCGAACGGCTCGAAGGGGTCCGGGGAGGGATAGGGCGGCGGCGGTGCGTAGCGGTTTTCGGTGTAGCTCCACAGCGTCCCGCGGCGCGACAACGCGACGGACTCTAGTTCGTCGCCGTCGCAGCCGGGATTGGGGCAATTGTTCTCGCGCGGCGGGAATACGTAGGTGCCGCACTGCGGGCACTTACTGCCGATCAGATACGGGTTGTCCGCGTCGTCGGTGGCAAACCACCCGTCGATTGCCGGTTGTTGCAAGCTGACCTCTGGCACCGGGCCAGCCTATCCGCAGCGACCACAAAACTGAAACGTGTTGCAGTTCTGCGGGCGGCCACGCCGGCGTCGTGCGTCACACCGGGTGCCTAGAGTGTGAGCCGTGAGTACTGCCGTCGCCGCCAGTGAGGATTCCGCCAAGCCGACTCTGATGTTGCTGGACGGCAATTCGCTGGCGTTTCGGGCGTTCTATGCGCTGCCCGCGGAAAACTTCAAGACCCGCGGTGGGCTGACCACCAACGCGGTCTACGGCTTCACCGCCATGCTGATCAACCTGCTGCGCGACGAAGCACCCTCGCACATCGCGGCGGCATTCGACGTGTCGCGGCAGACGTTTCGCTCCGAGCGCTACCCCGAATACAAGGCCAACCGGTCCGCGACGCCCGACGAGTTCCACGGGCAGATCGACATCACCAAGGAAGTGCTCAACGCGCTGGGCATCACCGTGCTGTCCGAGCCCGGGTTCGAGGCCGACGACCTCATCGCCACCTTGGCCACCCAAGCCGAGCATGAGGGCTACCGCGTGCTGGTGGTCACCGGCGACCGCGACTCGCTGCAACTGGTCTCCGAGGACGTGACGGTGCTCTACCCGCGTAAAGGCGTCAGCGAGCTCACCCGATTCACCCCCGAAGCCGTCGTGGAGAAATACGGGCTCACCCCGAAGCAATACCCGGACTTCGCCGCGCTGCGCGGCGACCCCAGCGACAACCTTCCGGGCATCCCGGGAGTGGGGGAGAAGACCGCCTCGAAGTGGATCATCGAGTACGGCTCCCTGCAATCACTGGTCGACAATGTCGATTCGGTGCGCGGCAAGGTGGGCGATGCGTTGCGCGCGCACCTGGCCAACGTGATCCGTAACCGCGACCTGACGGAACTGATCCGCGATGTACCGCTGGCCCAGACGCCGGACACGCTGCGGCTACAGCCCTGGGACCGCGACCACATCCACCGCCTGTTCGACGACCTGGAGTTCCGGGTGCTGCGCGACCGGCTGTTCGAGACGTTGGCCGCCGTCGAACCCGAAGTCGACGAGGGCTTCGACGTGCGCGGCGGCGCGCTGGAACCTGGCACGGTCGCGCAGTGGCTGGCCGAGCACGCCGGCGACGGGCGCCGCTCCGGCCTGACCGTGGTGGGCACCCACCTGCCCCACGGTGGGGACGCCACCGCGCTGGCGATCGCCGCCGCCGACGGCGACGGTGCCTACATCGACACCGCCACCCTGACTCCCGAGGACGACCAAGCACTCGGCGACTGGCTGTCCGACCCCGCCAAGCCCAAGGCCCTACACGAGGCCAAGTTGGCCATCCACGACGTGGCGGGCCGCGGCTGGACCTTGAACGGCATCACCTCCGACACCGCACTGGCGGCTTATCTGGTGCGGCCGGGCCAGCGCAGTTTCGCCCTCGATGATTTGTCGCTGCGCTACCTTCGCCGCGAGCTCCGCGCGGATTCACCTGAACAGCAACAACTTTCGTTACTCGACGATATGGACGGGGTGGACGATCAGGCCGTCCAGACCGCCATTCTGCGGGCTCGGGCCGTCATCGATCTTGCCGATGCGCTGGACGCCGAGTTGGCCCGCATCGACTCCACCGCACTGCTGGGGGACATGGAGCTGCCGGTGCTGCGGGCGCTGGCCGACATGGAAGCTCACGGGATCGCCGTCGATCTGCCCATGCTCACCGAACTGCAAAGCCAGTTCGCCGATCAGATCCGCGACGCGGCCGAGGCCGCTTATGCGGTGATCGGCAAGCAGATCAATCTCGGCTCGCCCAAACAGCTGCAGGTAGTGCTGTTCGACGAACTCGGCATGCCGAAAACCAAGCGCACCAAAACCGGTTACACCACCGACGCCGACGCGTTGCAGTCACTGTTCGACAAGACCGGGCACCCATTCCTGCAGCATCTGCTGGCCCACCGCGACGTCAGCCGGCTCAAAGTCACCGTCGACGGTTTGCTGAACTCGGTAGCCGGCGACGGCCGCATCCACACCACGTTCAACCAGACGATCGCCGCGACCGGGCGGTTGTCGTCCACCGAACCGAACTTGCAGAACATCCCAATCCGCACCGACGCCGGCCGGCAGATCCGCGACGCGTTCATCGTCGGCAAAGGCTACGCCGAGCTGATGACCGCGGACTACAGCCAGATCGAGATGCGCATCATGGCGCATCTGTCCAGAGACGAAGGCTTGATCGAGGCGTTCAACACCGGGGAGGACCTGCACTCGTTCGTGGCATCCCGAGCCTTCGGTGTCCCGATCGAAGAGGTGACCGCCGAACTGCGCCGCCGGGTCAAGGCGATGTCGTACGGGCTGGCCTATGGGCTGAGCGCCTACGGCTTGGCCGCGCAGCTGAACATCTCCACCGAGGAGGCGAAGGTGCAGATGGACCAGTACTTCGCCCGGTTCGGCGGGATTCGGGACTACCTGTTCGCGGTGGTGGAGCAGGCCCGCAAGGACGGCTACACCTCCACCGTCCTGGGCCGTCGCCGCTACCTCCCGGAACTGGACAGCAGCAATCGGCAGGTCCGCGAGGCCGCCGAACGTGCCGCGCTCAACGCGCCGATTCAGGGCAGCGCCGCCGACATCATCAAAGTCGCGATGATCGAGGTCGACAAGGCCATCAAAGAAGCGGGCCTGGCCTCACGCATGCTGCTGCAGGTGCACGACGAGCTGTTGTTCGAAATCGCCCCCGGCGAGCGCGAGCAGGTCGAGGCGCTGGCCCGCGAAAAGATGGGCGGCGCTTACCCGCTGGACGTCCCGCTGGAGGTGTCGGTGGGGTACGGCCGTTCGTGGGACGCCGCGGCGCACTAATCCTGGTTGCGGCGATAGTTCGTGCTGGCATCTTCCCCGCGCGTCAACGGCGGCACGTGCTCGATCGTGCCCGCCGCCCGTGCCAGCCTCTTGCTCAACCTCTGACTGGCCCCGTGCATCCGACCGGTGGACCGGCGGCTGACCCGGTCGAGCCGGTCGCGGCCGCGGTCCAAGACGGTCAGCGGCGCGCCGGCCAATGCATTGCCCGGTGGGCGCCGGGCTACCACGGGATGCGGCCGAGTGGGCGCGGTGCGGCGCACCGCTTCCCACGCGAAGCCCAGTGCCACCAACCGGCGCCGGCTCATCGCACGCTGCAGCATCGGCAACAGCCGGTCCTCTTCGTCGCGGACGTCCTCGCGTAGCAGGCGCACAATGCGCTTGAACAGTTCGTGATGTTCAGCGCCGTCCGGATTGAGCTTTTCCAGTTTGGCGAACAGCTGGTTGATCTCCTGATGTTCGCGCTCGATCTCCAGCGTCAGGTGTTCCCCCTCGGGCACCCACCGGCGAATGGCCGGCCACAGCACCGACTCCTCGGCGAAAGCGTGTGGAAACACCAAGCGGCACAAGCGAGTTAGGTATTCTTGGCGTTCCGGTCCGCTGGATGCGTCGACGGCCTGGATCAGCCGGTCGAGTTCGATGTGATCGCGCTTCTGCCGCGCGAGCACACTGCGTGCGCCCCCCAGTTCAGTGAGGCTTTGGTCTGCAAGCGATGTCATGATCTCCTCCACCGCCAGCGGTTCCCTGCGTGGGAGTGCCTAAACACGCAAAGCTTTTCGACGTTTTAGGTTTGCCTTACTTGGGCCCGGGTACTGCGTGGAGGCCCGTACAGCCTGGTGCGGGGTCGCGGCCTGCGGGGCCGACCAATTGGCAATTGAATTGGGGTTTTTGATGTTTAGGCATACCGACTACATGCAGTTCGACGTCAAGCCGGAGAAGCCTGACCCCGTCTACGCGCGCAAGCTGCAAGAACTACTCGGCGGCGCGTTCGGGGAGATGACAGTCACCATGCAGTACCTGATGCAGGGCTGGAACTGTCGTATGAAAGGTAAGTACAAGGACCTGATCATGGACGTCGCGACCGAGGAAATGGGTCATGTCGAGATGATCGCCACCATGATCGCGCGGCTGTTGGAAGGTGCTCCAGCAACCGACGCCACGCAGAACGCCCTCGGTGATCCGGTAGTGGCCGCCGTGATGGGCGGTATGGATCCGCAACAGGCCATCGTGTCCGGCGGTGCACCGACGCTCTCGGACAGCCAAGGCCAGTCGTGGAACGGCAAGTACGTTGTGGCATCGGGGAATCTGCTCGCTGACTTCTACGCCAACGTCGCCGCTGAAGCGCAAGGCCGGGTGCAGACCGCACGGTTGTGGCACATGACTGACGACCCGGGCGTGAAGGCCATGCTGAAGTTCAACCTGGCGCGCGACACCTACCACCAGAACATGTGGCTGGCCGCGATCGAGGAACTTCAAGCCGACGGGTTGGAAGGCGTGGTGGCGCCCAACGACCTGCTGGACGAGGAATACCAGGAGCATGCCAGCGAGCTGTGGCACCTGTCCGACGGCCCCGACGCCGACAAGGGCCGCTGGGCCTTCGGTACCGGCCCCGACGGCAGCCACGCCATGCGGTTCCGGACCGACACGACCCCGCTGGGTGACCTCCAGCACGGGCCGCCGCCGGACCCCAAGCTCTATGTCACCTATGACGGCAGTTGGGGCGAGCCCCGTACGCCTGCATTCGGTACCGAAAAAGGTGTTGTCGGCAAGATCAAGGACGTGTTCGACCCCGACAAAACCTAGGCCTCAGTGGGCTTCAGCATCGAATCTGACTGCGGCAGCCACCCGCCATACCTCTGGGCTGGGGTATGGCGGGTCCTGCTGCGGGTGCCCAAGCGGGCCGCTAAGCTGCCTATGATCTCCCAGCTGAGCTGGCCGAGTTTGTCCAGCATGTATGCAGTCGAGTAGCCTCGACAGATACCCGTCGATGCTCGATGGCGGGTCACATCAATAACTCAAGTCCCACGTCCCTACGACTCACCCTGTCCGGAGCAACCCAACAATATGCCGAGTCCCGCCGTCACCTCGCCGCAAGTAGCCGTCAACGACATTGGCTCCGCCGAGGACTTTCTCGCAGCAATAGACAAAACGATCAAATATTTCAACGATGGCGACATCGTCGAAGGCACGATCGTCAAAGTTGACCGGGACGAGGTGCTCCTCGACATCGGCTACAAGACCGAAGGGGTCATCCCCGCCCGCGAGCTCTCCATCAAGCACGACGTCGACCCCAACGAGGTTGTGTCCGTCGGTGACGAGGTGGAAGCCCTGGTCCTCACCAAGGAGGACAAAGAGGGCCGGCTCATCCTCTCCAAGAAGCGTGCGCAGTACGAGCGCGCCTGGGGCACCATCGAGGCGCTCAAGGAGAAGGACGAGGCCGTCAAGGGCACGGTCATCGAGGTGGTCAAGGGCGGTCTGATCCTCGACATCGGACTGCGCGGCTTCTTGCCCGCGTCCCTGGTCGAGATGCGTCGCGTGCGCGACCTGCAGCCCTACATCGGCAAGGAAATCGAAGCCAAGATCATCGAGCTGGACAAGAACCGCAACAACGTG from Mycobacterium kubicae includes these protein-coding regions:
- a CDS encoding manganese catalase family protein, which produces MFRHTDYMQFDVKPEKPDPVYARKLQELLGGAFGEMTVTMQYLMQGWNCRMKGKYKDLIMDVATEEMGHVEMIATMIARLLEGAPATDATQNALGDPVVAAVMGGMDPQQAIVSGGAPTLSDSQGQSWNGKYVVASGNLLADFYANVAAEAQGRVQTARLWHMTDDPGVKAMLKFNLARDTYHQNMWLAAIEELQADGLEGVVAPNDLLDEEYQEHASELWHLSDGPDADKGRWAFGTGPDGSHAMRFRTDTTPLGDLQHGPPPDPKLYVTYDGSWGEPRTPAFGTEKGVVGKIKDVFDPDKT